A window of the Desulfatibacillum aliphaticivorans DSM 15576 genome harbors these coding sequences:
- a CDS encoding radical SAM protein translates to MDFEAVAPLAANEEGEIFELEGYAAVGASGNYLRPLDGEKLIVQPHGSETLFLPDRTLVALDLDSMDLVALEENPYNPGEPIFPVATFNSPGYIAAASCAFIEEPGAQALPLFSYGACGWDGEDVVVAALRVDRSRRQDLRLMPREKVESGVKRFQKKYPQNRLARHLEHCALVYGCPAAKNMFIGREEAPLPTAQTCNARCLGCLSLQKDSPIPHSQDRINFTPTAEEIAQVALEHLSRVKNGVVSFGQGCEGEPLLATKVIAPAIAMIREQTSDGTINLNSNGSRPDLLQECLDAGLDSIRVSMNSVRPECYEAYFRPSYDFKDVLKSIDMAGFRGKWVSINYLNMPGFTDSPEESEAFLKFLKDHPVNMIQWRNMNFNPRQYYDAMSQAGECGVPIGVDVMLDQISRQRPNVRFGYFNPPKESF, encoded by the coding sequence ATGGATTTTGAAGCCGTAGCGCCCTTGGCGGCCAATGAAGAAGGCGAGATTTTTGAACTGGAAGGCTACGCCGCCGTCGGCGCCTCGGGCAATTACCTGAGGCCCCTGGACGGGGAAAAGCTGATTGTCCAGCCCCACGGCAGCGAAACCCTTTTTCTGCCCGATAGAACCTTGGTCGCCCTGGACCTGGACTCCATGGATCTGGTCGCCCTGGAGGAAAATCCCTACAATCCCGGCGAGCCCATATTTCCCGTGGCAACCTTCAACTCCCCCGGCTATATCGCCGCGGCTTCCTGTGCATTTATTGAAGAACCCGGCGCCCAGGCCTTGCCTTTGTTTTCCTACGGCGCCTGCGGATGGGACGGCGAAGACGTGGTGGTCGCCGCCTTGCGTGTGGATCGTTCCCGCCGTCAGGACTTGCGGCTCATGCCTCGCGAAAAAGTGGAAAGCGGGGTCAAACGTTTTCAAAAAAAATATCCCCAAAACCGGCTGGCCAGGCATTTGGAGCACTGCGCCCTGGTTTACGGATGCCCAGCGGCCAAGAACATGTTCATCGGCCGGGAGGAAGCCCCCCTGCCCACGGCTCAGACTTGCAACGCAAGGTGCCTGGGCTGCCTGTCTCTGCAAAAGGACAGCCCCATCCCTCACAGCCAGGACCGGATCAATTTTACGCCCACGGCCGAAGAAATCGCCCAGGTGGCTCTGGAGCATCTTTCCCGGGTGAAAAACGGTGTGGTCAGCTTCGGCCAGGGTTGCGAAGGCGAGCCCCTCTTGGCGACCAAGGTCATCGCTCCGGCCATCGCCATGATTCGGGAGCAGACCTCCGACGGAACCATCAACCTGAACTCCAACGGAAGCAGGCCCGACCTGCTGCAGGAATGCCTGGACGCCGGCCTTGACTCCATCCGGGTCAGCATGAACAGCGTGCGCCCGGAATGCTACGAGGCCTATTTCCGGCCATCCTACGATTTTAAGGATGTCTTGAAAAGCATCGACATGGCGGGATTTCGCGGCAAGTGGGTGTCCATCAATTATCTGAACATGCCTGGCTTTACGGACTCCCCGGAAGAGTCCGAGGCCTTCCTCAAGTTCCTTAAGGATCATCCTGTGAACATGATCCAATGGCGAAACATGAATTTCAATCCCAGGCAGTATTACGACGCCATGTCTCAGGCCGGCGAATGCGGTGTTCCCATCGGCGTGGATGTCATGCTGGATCAAATTTCCCGGCAGCGCCCCAACGTCCGCTTCGGCTACTTCAACCCGCCCAAGGAAAGTTTTTAA
- a CDS encoding PspA/IM30 family protein encodes MAGFFGKVSVMLKGKTDRAVDKMMSPEDQIRLFVEETNKQISTLQKAVAAAMADEKRLKMQLDDLIAKADSWEKKAMLALENDDEFLAKEALLKKEEFTDSAREVLKDWETQRDATVKLKQSLGKAKKQVEDSKRKYNLLAAQYKAAEAKKSVADRMGSTDASSPLAAMEALNEKVLAMEADAEAAVELMGDPASDALEAKFAAMERDKKGDDALAALKAKMSR; translated from the coding sequence ATGGCTGGTTTTTTTGGAAAAGTTTCCGTTATGTTAAAAGGAAAGACCGATAGGGCGGTTGATAAAATGATGAGCCCGGAAGACCAGATCAGGCTGTTTGTGGAGGAAACCAACAAACAAATATCCACGCTGCAAAAAGCGGTCGCAGCCGCCATGGCGGATGAAAAGCGTCTGAAAATGCAGTTGGACGATTTAATCGCCAAAGCGGACTCCTGGGAAAAGAAAGCCATGCTGGCCCTGGAAAACGACGATGAGTTCCTGGCCAAGGAAGCCCTGCTGAAAAAGGAAGAGTTTACCGACAGCGCAAGGGAAGTCCTGAAAGATTGGGAAACCCAGCGGGACGCCACGGTAAAGCTGAAGCAATCCCTGGGCAAGGCGAAAAAGCAGGTGGAAGACTCCAAAAGAAAATACAACCTGCTGGCGGCCCAATATAAGGCGGCGGAAGCCAAGAAAAGCGTGGCGGACCGCATGGGCTCGACCGACGCAAGCTCCCCCTTGGCGGCCATGGAGGCATTGAACGAAAAGGTGCTGGCAATGGAAGCGGATGCGGAAGCCGCCGTGGAGTTGATGGGCGATCCCGCCTCCGACGCTCTGGAGGCCAAGTTCGCCGCCATGGAGCGCGACAAAAAAGGCGACGACGCCCTGGCCGCCCTGAAAGCCAAAATGAGCCGTTAA
- a CDS encoding ExbD/TolR family protein has translation MLNITASRRNKGQGVELNIAPLIDMVFILLIFFLVTTSFVRETGVDVERPSAATAVTKNQSSILIAVTRDNRVFMEKRELDPRTVRANVERALAENPEAGIVVVADKESMTGMVIEVMDECRLAGAKNVSIAASLDSGG, from the coding sequence ATGCTTAACATCACTGCATCCAGACGAAACAAAGGCCAGGGAGTGGAGTTGAACATCGCCCCTCTCATTGATATGGTCTTTATTTTGCTGATATTTTTCCTGGTCACCACCAGCTTTGTGCGGGAAACCGGCGTGGACGTGGAGCGCCCCTCCGCGGCTACGGCTGTGACTAAAAATCAATCCAGCATCCTGATAGCCGTCACCCGGGATAACCGGGTGTTTATGGAAAAAAGGGAGTTGGACCCGCGCACAGTGCGCGCCAATGTAGAAAGGGCCCTGGCTGAAAATCCCGAGGCCGGAATCGTGGTGGTGGCTGATAAAGAAAGCATGACCGGCATGGTCATTGAAGTTATGGACGAGTGCAGGCTGGCGGGAGCAAAAAACGTGTCTATTGCGGCGAGCCTGGATTCGGGAGGATAA
- a CDS encoding serine/threonine protein kinase, translated as MDDIQALSQSGRYGNPKLIGSGATANVYAARNLKTGRDVAVKILHPSLARDAANLEQFKREIQIARLVKHPGMVPVYNMMRLKGRVCMEMELLRGMTLKQYLHGQGRLSLSLAAKIGTKIAGILQACHKNNVIHRDLKPQNIFLTKDGRVRILDFGIAKMTAVSDLTKTGVSLGTPEYMAPELFAGSSSDPRTDLYSLGIILFEMIAGRPPFQGDSIAELFTTHLRTPVPNLQEYNPQTPAWLKEAVNKLLEKNPVNRYQCVEEFLLDCKTRNVAANALPSLNKAPCIHCGNETIKNLPFCVFCGFGFSQASRDGRFRLIRNVGHRNFRIPQSEKRELLSFINETFDLDLKKIPAHRKVLLTGVDKMFAELVQKKAERKNIFLQVHEISGVKDSTTEALRLTTFLLPILYLILFLRYFVLLIFEVTTRVSSLQFILPLIVAVVAGALVFAISASIIVRSSLEPILKHKDIFSKDLFQDAKWLRNVSDALQKPRTDEMRLTLAQSIERILLLKENAGDVPGQGLEMEKMKELILISARVANLASEVDNVLTQIDWHGLDAERLTDKALKGDMFYMDLLVQYQDLQEKRDSLMARFNELRFTLNRLCSQTLVLKMELERDVLEEYESGLKSLEMELGALAEVRLEVTFLV; from the coding sequence ATGGACGATATTCAAGCACTGTCCCAGAGCGGGCGATACGGGAACCCGAAGTTGATAGGCTCCGGCGCCACGGCCAACGTGTATGCGGCTCGCAACCTGAAGACCGGCCGGGACGTTGCGGTGAAAATCCTGCATCCCAGCCTGGCCCGGGACGCCGCCAACCTGGAGCAATTCAAGCGGGAGATTCAAATAGCCCGGCTGGTGAAGCACCCCGGCATGGTTCCGGTTTACAACATGATGCGCCTGAAAGGGCGGGTTTGCATGGAAATGGAGCTGCTGCGGGGCATGACCCTGAAGCAGTATCTCCACGGTCAGGGAAGATTGTCCCTAAGCCTGGCCGCTAAAATCGGGACGAAAATCGCCGGCATCCTCCAGGCGTGCCACAAAAACAACGTCATTCACCGGGACCTGAAGCCGCAAAATATTTTCCTCACCAAGGACGGACGGGTGAGAATCCTGGACTTTGGCATCGCCAAGATGACGGCCGTAAGCGATCTGACCAAGACCGGGGTTTCTCTGGGCACCCCGGAATACATGGCGCCGGAGCTGTTCGCCGGGTCGTCGTCGGACCCCCGAACCGACTTGTACAGCCTGGGGATCATCCTTTTTGAAATGATCGCCGGCCGCCCGCCTTTTCAGGGGGACTCCATCGCCGAGCTGTTCACCACCCATCTAAGGACTCCGGTTCCCAATCTCCAGGAGTACAATCCTCAAACCCCGGCCTGGCTGAAAGAGGCCGTTAACAAGCTGCTGGAAAAAAATCCGGTCAACAGATACCAGTGCGTGGAGGAGTTCCTGCTGGATTGCAAAACCCGAAATGTGGCCGCCAATGCCCTGCCCAGCCTGAACAAGGCGCCCTGCATCCATTGCGGGAATGAAACCATCAAAAACCTGCCTTTTTGCGTTTTTTGCGGGTTCGGCTTTTCCCAAGCCTCGCGGGACGGAAGATTCCGGCTGATTCGCAATGTGGGCCATCGGAACTTCCGCATACCTCAATCCGAAAAGCGGGAGTTGCTGTCCTTTATTAATGAAACCTTTGACCTGGATTTGAAAAAGATTCCCGCCCACCGAAAGGTCCTGCTTACGGGCGTGGACAAAATGTTTGCGGAGCTGGTTCAAAAAAAGGCGGAAAGGAAAAACATCTTTCTGCAAGTGCACGAGATTTCGGGCGTCAAAGACTCAACCACGGAAGCGCTCCGGCTGACGACCTTCCTGCTTCCCATTCTTTATCTGATCTTATTTCTGCGTTATTTCGTCCTTCTCATTTTTGAAGTCACCACCCGGGTCTCCTCTCTGCAATTTATACTGCCGCTTATAGTGGCGGTCGTCGCCGGCGCATTAGTGTTCGCCATATCAGCCTCCATTATCGTCCGATCAAGCCTGGAGCCCATTCTCAAGCATAAGGACATCTTCTCAAAGGATTTGTTCCAGGACGCCAAATGGCTTCGCAATGTGTCCGACGCCCTGCAAAAACCCAGGACCGATGAAATGCGATTGACGCTGGCGCAAAGCATTGAGCGGATCCTTCTGCTTAAGGAAAACGCCGGCGACGTTCCGGGCCAGGGCCTGGAAATGGAAAAAATGAAGGAATTGATTCTTATCAGCGCCCGCGTAGCCAACCTGGCCAGCGAGGTGGACAACGTGCTCACGCAAATTGACTGGCACGGACTGGACGCCGAGCGCCTGACGGACAAGGCCTTGAAAGGCGACATGTTCTACATGGACCTCTTGGTGCAATATCAGGATTTGCAGGAAAAGCGCGACTCCCTCATGGCCCGGTTCAACGAATTGCGCTTTACCCTGAATCGCTTGTGCTCCCAGACCCTGGTTTTGAAAATGGAATTGGAGCGGGACGTGCTGGAGGAATATGAATCCGGCCTGAAATCCCTTGAAATGGAGCTTGGCGCATTAGCTGAAGTGAGGCTGGAGGTGACATTCCTGGTATGA
- a CDS encoding energy transducer TonB, translating to MGEAVGSQKQFGLGEGKAWALAIIVALVLNLFFFGLMPGLMTRAPREQPRMATGDPVRIERVRPPEPEEPRPPKPQETQQAASQPVSPMPQASAPDAPRPDIAPVPLELNPALPPSSVSFPAPKYKTVPLPDAKPAPAPAVVQKGLYEISELDAPPRQLSGGRPVYPLRAKRMGVEGSVKVHFIWTKEGIIRDIQILEVDPPGFFEKSAKDYLERILRLSIGTKDGVAVDYPMTQTLHFQLGGEE from the coding sequence GTGGGCGAGGCCGTCGGCAGCCAAAAGCAGTTTGGGTTGGGAGAGGGCAAAGCCTGGGCTTTGGCGATAATTGTCGCGCTGGTCCTGAACCTGTTTTTTTTCGGCCTCATGCCGGGCCTGATGACCCGGGCGCCCCGGGAGCAGCCGCGCATGGCGACAGGCGATCCCGTACGCATTGAAAGGGTTCGTCCGCCCGAGCCTGAAGAGCCCCGACCGCCTAAACCCCAAGAGACGCAGCAAGCCGCATCCCAGCCGGTCTCCCCCATGCCCCAAGCCAGCGCGCCGGACGCGCCCCGGCCGGACATCGCTCCGGTCCCCTTGGAGTTGAACCCGGCCCTGCCGCCTTCCTCGGTGTCATTCCCGGCGCCCAAGTATAAAACAGTTCCTTTGCCCGACGCCAAGCCGGCGCCCGCGCCTGCAGTTGTGCAAAAAGGACTGTATGAAATCTCGGAACTGGACGCCCCGCCCCGGCAGTTGTCAGGAGGAAGGCCAGTTTACCCGTTGAGGGCGAAACGCATGGGCGTGGAGGGGTCGGTCAAGGTCCACTTCATATGGACCAAAGAGGGAATAATCCGGGACATCCAAATTTTGGAAGTCGATCCCCCCGGATTTTTTGAAAAAAGCGCCAAAGACTATTTGGAAAGAATCCTGCGGTTGAGCATCGGTACGAAGGACGGAGTTGCGGTGGATTATCCCATGACTCAAACCCTGCATTTCCAACTGGGAGGCGAAGAATGA
- a CDS encoding tetratricopeptide repeat protein, which yields MRSIGFYSYKGGVGRTNLLLNIAYILAKAGKHVGLLDLDLEAPGLSVLDCLRPTPVKKKSNYPDKGLWDFFVAATKEFREFGENQDKTSFNLPAIKDIFYETKLAYEYSGSVHLAPVWPYRLYKDYNPHKKDNSHADVLSALNEPWFKGNRTIGPDIFRLIKKELEKEAFLANKLRNPGLHKLDYLLTDLRTGLTELADSAPGVLFDEMIFVSGLNSQNIQGLEAALRGLANKLQRSNVPYLRIWPIFSPVPNAELEHSRKRLYEANILLHNLSKDFHNQNLPMILVLPPSPFQMLEDDTLIPNPDLPVIHYCDQIALLDAPIVEAYPESRSAQEILAIAQKALEEEWAVKREKELSCKKYENSALDDSIERGETQGGQHGWEWVADFWRNLPSWTWPSTFCKEPYNERILLSRFPVTAEDIAGQFLDILAASVERNYENKLNLLSRIDTMEDRELRDLLLILRKEQDRMCSIKPSRYRAFALRTLLAMREWVDILHVLGARLLPGSQIVDMVREGGGNIQGLDRWAVYLMLAQETVDKEWGQDSLIELIECQDAPVDASLAVITFLEPKIVQANPLLSNAMINLGNKVQTKDVTAAILLDYAERYVNDAGLHEISLALLGAAAKKPDYKEDKILQSKIWTLIGWINTHKLSQHSEATKAYQKAMELDPKNAYSLLHLGNLIVDSTGSYEEAEAAYRKAIELDPKYAAPWNNLGNLLKNHLNRYEEAEAAFRKAIELDPKYDAPWINLGNLLQDHPSRYEEAEAAYRKAIELDPKLAGAWNNLGNLLRDHLSRYEEAEAAYRKAIELDPKEARSWYNLGNLLQEHIGRYEEAEAAYKKAIELDPKDKMPWNNLGLLLKNHLSRYEEAEAAYRKAIELDPKDAYSWNNLGNLLSYHLGRFDDAEAAYRNAVELQSGEMYSRYNLATLLAMAGREDEAAKLVEESVCAIEELISSDAPDLPGICLAALHKDVEQTACMIQKYAEREKLSLYEKQLLWICTIIHGLDDLHASETIAASELEGALKANEVEIVLHFAATASILVDIQKKELLINSMTALLEKFQPPAGSRDLHPVAIKPCLKILGLDDFHGGAITNSGE from the coding sequence ATGAGGAGTATCGGATTCTATTCCTATAAGGGCGGGGTGGGAAGAACTAATCTGCTATTAAATATTGCCTACATCCTTGCGAAAGCGGGGAAGCATGTGGGCCTTCTGGATTTGGACCTCGAAGCGCCCGGTCTTTCCGTCCTTGATTGCCTCAGACCAACCCCAGTGAAAAAGAAGTCCAATTATCCTGATAAGGGGTTATGGGATTTCTTTGTGGCTGCGACCAAGGAATTCAGAGAATTTGGAGAAAATCAGGACAAGACAAGTTTCAATCTGCCCGCAATTAAAGATATTTTCTATGAAACAAAACTGGCTTATGAGTACTCTGGGTCGGTCCACCTTGCGCCTGTCTGGCCGTATCGTTTGTATAAAGATTACAACCCTCATAAAAAGGATAATAGCCATGCAGATGTGCTATCCGCGCTGAATGAGCCATGGTTCAAAGGGAACCGGACCATTGGTCCGGACATTTTTCGACTTATCAAAAAGGAACTGGAAAAAGAGGCGTTTTTAGCCAATAAGTTGCGTAATCCCGGCCTCCATAAATTGGATTACTTATTGACTGACCTTCGAACCGGCCTGACGGAATTAGCCGACTCAGCCCCGGGCGTTTTATTCGATGAAATGATTTTCGTCTCCGGCCTCAATTCTCAAAACATCCAGGGCTTGGAAGCCGCATTGCGTGGTTTGGCCAATAAGCTCCAGAGAAGCAACGTGCCTTATCTAAGGATTTGGCCCATTTTTTCCCCCGTGCCTAATGCGGAGTTGGAGCACTCACGTAAACGTTTGTATGAGGCTAACATACTTTTACACAATTTATCAAAGGACTTTCATAATCAAAACCTTCCCATGATTCTTGTGTTGCCTCCTTCTCCGTTTCAAATGCTTGAAGATGACACTCTTATACCGAATCCGGACTTGCCAGTGATTCATTATTGTGATCAGATCGCACTGTTAGACGCTCCCATTGTGGAAGCATACCCGGAATCCCGATCTGCCCAGGAAATTTTAGCTATTGCACAAAAAGCGCTTGAAGAAGAATGGGCAGTAAAACGGGAGAAAGAGCTATCGTGTAAAAAATACGAAAATTCCGCATTAGATGATTCTATAGAGCGCGGGGAAACTCAGGGGGGGCAGCATGGATGGGAATGGGTCGCCGATTTTTGGCGGAATCTTCCTTCATGGACATGGCCTTCTACCTTCTGCAAGGAGCCCTATAATGAAAGAATTTTGCTTTCCAGATTTCCGGTAACGGCCGAAGACATTGCAGGCCAGTTTCTGGACATACTTGCTGCCAGCGTTGAAAGAAATTATGAAAATAAATTAAATCTCCTTTCTCGAATAGACACTATGGAGGACAGGGAGTTGCGGGATCTGTTGCTCATTTTGAGAAAGGAGCAGGATCGAATGTGCTCCATCAAGCCCTCCAGGTATCGAGCTTTCGCCTTACGGACTTTGCTCGCAATGCGCGAATGGGTGGATATTCTCCATGTTTTGGGAGCTAGGTTGCTCCCTGGCTCCCAAATTGTGGATATGGTTAGGGAGGGGGGCGGCAATATCCAAGGCCTGGACAGATGGGCCGTGTATCTGATGCTTGCCCAAGAAACAGTGGATAAGGAGTGGGGGCAGGATAGTTTGATTGAACTCATTGAATGTCAAGATGCGCCTGTGGATGCATCTTTGGCGGTGATAACATTTCTGGAGCCCAAGATTGTGCAGGCTAATCCTTTGCTTTCAAACGCTATGATCAATCTTGGGAATAAAGTTCAAACCAAAGATGTAACAGCGGCCATTTTATTGGATTATGCTGAAAGATATGTGAATGATGCTGGTTTGCATGAGATATCTTTGGCTTTATTGGGCGCTGCGGCTAAAAAGCCTGATTATAAAGAAGATAAGATTCTTCAATCAAAAATATGGACATTAATAGGATGGATAAACACGCACAAGTTAAGCCAGCATTCAGAAGCAACCAAAGCCTATCAAAAAGCCATGGAGTTAGATCCTAAAAACGCGTACTCCTTACTGCATTTAGGCAATTTGATAGTGGATTCTACAGGCAGCTATGAAGAAGCGGAGGCCGCATATAGAAAAGCGATAGAGTTAGATCCGAAATATGCTGCCCCCTGGAATAACCTTGGTAATCTTCTCAAGAATCACTTAAATCGCTATGAAGAAGCGGAGGCCGCATTCAGGAAGGCGATAGAGTTGGATCCAAAATATGATGCGCCATGGATTAACCTTGGCAATCTTCTCCAAGACCATCCAAGCCGCTATGAAGAAGCCGAGGCCGCCTATAGAAAAGCAATAGAGTTGGACCCGAAATTAGCCGGCGCATGGAATAACCTTGGCAATCTTCTCAGGGATCATTTAAGCCGCTATGAAGAAGCCGAGGCCGCCTATAGGAAAGCCATAGAGTTGGATCCGAAAGAAGCGAGGTCATGGTATAACCTTGGCAATCTTCTCCAAGAACATATAGGCCGCTATGAAGAAGCCGAGGCTGCCTATAAAAAAGCGATAGAGTTGGATCCAAAAGATAAGATGCCATGGAATAACCTTGGTCTTCTTCTCAAAAACCACTTAAGCCGCTACGAAGAAGCCGAGGCAGCATACAGGAAAGCGATAGAGTTGGATCCGAAAGATGCTTATTCTTGGAATAACCTTGGCAATCTTCTTTCATACCATTTAGGCCGATTTGACGACGCAGAGGCAGCATACAGAAATGCAGTGGAGTTACAATCTGGGGAGATGTACTCCAGATATAATTTGGCGACCTTATTGGCTATGGCGGGCAGAGAGGACGAAGCTGCTAAACTTGTTGAAGAATCAGTATGCGCAATTGAAGAATTAATAAGCTCGGATGCGCCAGACCTCCCCGGGATTTGCCTTGCAGCCCTGCATAAGGATGTTGAGCAAACTGCATGCATGATTCAAAAGTATGCAGAACGTGAAAAATTGAGTCTCTATGAAAAACAGCTGCTGTGGATATGCACAATAATTCATGGCCTTGATGACCTCCATGCCTCTGAAACGATTGCTGCTTCGGAATTGGAGGGCGCTTTAAAAGCAAATGAAGTTGAAATAGTATTGCATTTTGCAGCAACTGCATCTATTTTAGTAGACATTCAGAAAAAAGAACTATTGATAAATTCAATGACGGCGCTTCTTGAAAAGTTCCAGCCTCCCGCCGGAAGCAGGGATTTGCATCCGGTCGCCATTAAGCCTTGTTTAAAGATATTGGGGTTAGATGATTTCCATGGGGGAGCCATTACAAACAGCGGCGAATGA
- a CDS encoding DUF6444 domain-containing protein, protein MKPKRPISDLDWQLTPQPMREYVLYLERTVQQLQQSVDQLTQLVQEQGQIIQQQNKRIEKLEAQLNKNSGNSSKPPS, encoded by the coding sequence ATGAAACCCAAGCGCCCCATATCCGACCTGGACTGGCAACTCACTCCCCAACCTATGCGTGAGTATGTGCTCTATCTGGAACGCACCGTCCAACAGCTTCAACAATCCGTGGACCAACTCACCCAGCTTGTTCAGGAACAGGGCCAAATCATTCAACAGCAAAACAAACGCATTGAAAAATTGGAAGCCCAGCTCAACAAGAACTCCGGTAATTCCAGCAAACCGCCCTC
- a CDS encoding serine/threonine protein kinase, producing the protein MSAFNDLKKGSVLKKRYRIERVLGSGHSSVVYEAVDMRSDTLVAIKVMDPLLNLDSTIQERFLREVQILQPINHPNIIQVYDAFETQGWRCISMEIAPGRDGKEYISQSGPMPFTVFLKIMDQLLDALAACHDKGVVHRDVKPQNIAIDEEHHLKLLDFGIAKMNTMSDLTKTGTSLGTPEYMAPEIFRKGASFDPRIDIYAVGLVMHEFLSGKSLFQAKTLNALFQLHQTGDRAPVTEMRPDLPDWIDSIIAKCLEPDPAERYQSIIELRSDINKSKMASAHLQRQAEPALCSNCRAKLFAHTPFCCQCGAFAEVKLTPGEYSLIIQECGEHRRLAKFLEKTHKKVSAKEVEKSLEKPPVLVAKNVSKETAERLAADLSLFPCRTLVTNRLSQSFKLPDYYAAIAFVLPLILIMFSGAKANALLTAGLVLLALEAAAFAMFMRKTRPLINISIQDAGQPPPPRALEYAERIKGLSTPRFRSAMGNLFSKYFRIHKKVSRMTGGELEAEALDRVMGLALDSLKTAEEYMQALSSTSIAELKEREFRLSTQIEMAKNVETTDKLIKAKAECLSQITMYREMEDKYHNLFTSVTQANGALQRYEDSLMDASEEGMINALVEKMNNALVIDGDFH; encoded by the coding sequence ATGAGCGCCTTTAATGATCTGAAAAAAGGCAGCGTGCTAAAAAAGCGCTACCGGATAGAAAGGGTTCTTGGCAGCGGCCATAGCTCGGTCGTTTATGAAGCGGTGGACATGCGGTCCGACACCCTTGTCGCTATTAAGGTCATGGATCCGCTTCTCAACCTGGACTCCACCATCCAGGAGCGTTTTCTCCGGGAAGTGCAAATCCTTCAGCCCATTAATCATCCGAACATCATCCAGGTTTACGACGCATTTGAAACTCAGGGCTGGCGCTGCATCAGCATGGAGATCGCCCCGGGCCGGGACGGGAAGGAATACATCAGCCAAAGCGGCCCCATGCCTTTTACCGTATTCCTGAAAATCATGGATCAACTTTTAGACGCCCTGGCCGCTTGCCACGATAAGGGCGTCGTGCACCGGGACGTCAAGCCTCAAAACATAGCCATAGATGAGGAGCATCATCTCAAGCTGCTGGATTTCGGCATCGCTAAAATGAATACCATGAGCGACCTGACCAAAACCGGCACATCCCTGGGCACCCCGGAATACATGGCGCCGGAAATCTTCCGAAAAGGAGCGTCGTTCGACCCCAGAATAGACATCTACGCCGTGGGCCTGGTTATGCACGAGTTTTTGTCCGGCAAATCCCTGTTTCAGGCCAAAACGCTGAACGCCTTGTTTCAATTGCATCAAACAGGGGACAGAGCGCCCGTAACCGAAATGAGGCCGGACCTGCCTGACTGGATCGATTCCATCATCGCCAAGTGCCTGGAGCCCGACCCGGCGGAGCGGTATCAGTCGATTATTGAACTTCGAAGCGACATCAACAAAAGCAAAATGGCGTCCGCCCATTTGCAAAGACAGGCTGAACCGGCGCTTTGCAGCAATTGCCGAGCCAAGTTGTTCGCCCATACGCCTTTTTGCTGCCAATGCGGGGCCTTCGCCGAAGTCAAATTGACTCCCGGCGAGTACTCCCTGATCATCCAGGAATGCGGGGAGCATAGGCGGCTGGCGAAGTTTCTGGAAAAAACGCATAAGAAGGTTTCGGCCAAAGAGGTGGAAAAAAGCCTGGAAAAGCCTCCGGTGCTGGTTGCCAAAAACGTCAGCAAAGAGACGGCGGAAAGGCTTGCGGCGGACTTGTCGCTGTTTCCTTGCCGCACCCTGGTTACCAACCGTCTGTCTCAATCCTTTAAGCTGCCGGATTATTACGCTGCCATAGCATTTGTTTTGCCTCTGATCCTGATCATGTTCTCCGGAGCCAAAGCCAACGCCTTGCTGACGGCGGGCCTGGTCCTGCTTGCACTGGAAGCGGCCGCCTTTGCAATGTTCATGCGCAAAACCCGGCCGCTGATAAACATCAGCATCCAGGACGCCGGGCAGCCCCCGCCGCCAAGGGCCTTGGAATACGCTGAAAGAATCAAGGGGCTTTCCACGCCCAGATTCCGAAGCGCCATGGGAAACCTGTTCTCCAAATATTTCAGGATTCACAAAAAGGTCTCCCGGATGACCGGCGGAGAGCTTGAAGCCGAGGCGCTCGACCGGGTCATGGGCCTCGCCCTGGACAGCCTTAAAACCGCGGAGGAGTATATGCAGGCCCTAAGCTCCACATCCATTGCGGAGCTTAAGGAAAGGGAGTTTCGGCTTTCCACGCAAATAGAAATGGCAAAAAACGTGGAAACAACCGATAAGCTGATCAAGGCCAAGGCGGAATGCCTGTCTCAAATCACGATGTACCGGGAGATGGAGGACAAGTATCACAACCTGTTTACGTCCGTGACTCAGGCCAACGGGGCTTTGCAACGTTATGAAGATTCTCTGATGGACGCGTCGGAGGAAGGCATGATCAACGCTCTGGTGGAAAAAATGAACAACGCCCTGGTTATTGACGGAGATTTTCACTGA